A single window of Brevinematales bacterium DNA harbors:
- a CDS encoding deoxyguanosinetriphosphate triphosphohydrolase, producing MNIRERIELREKDTLQNKASFSISTRGRKIKEDKDSLRTEYMRDRDRIIHAESFRRLKHKTQVFLAPRNEEFRTRLTHTLEVSQIARTISRALNLNEDLTEAIALGHDVGHTPFGHAGEEVIREIAYPDFKHSMQSVRVLESIEKKGKGLNLTFEVLDGIEKHSKTGNIEIMPENINEFSETMEGEIVRISDIIAYVNHDIDDAITSGILNEKDLPKDPIDILGKSHADRINAMVHDVIGQSADKEHITMSENILRETKKLRNFLFEQVYRHPRIEKEMVKAKKILLELFELFIKDIDIIYDAMPFFKKKDDDKKRIVVDYIALMTDYEAMRLYYRYYIPKSFFISEQI from the coding sequence ATGAATATCCGGGAACGAATTGAATTAAGAGAAAAAGATACTTTACAAAATAAGGCCTCATTCAGTATATCCACCCGGGGAAGGAAAATCAAAGAAGACAAGGATTCCCTGCGTACCGAATATATGCGCGACAGAGACCGCATTATTCACGCGGAATCGTTCAGACGACTCAAGCATAAGACGCAGGTATTTCTCGCGCCGCGCAACGAGGAATTCAGGACACGGCTTACTCATACTCTCGAGGTATCCCAGATAGCGAGGACAATTTCTCGCGCGCTCAATCTTAACGAGGACCTTACCGAAGCGATAGCGCTCGGGCATGACGTAGGACATACGCCGTTCGGCCACGCGGGGGAAGAGGTTATCAGGGAAATAGCCTATCCCGATTTTAAGCATTCCATGCAGAGCGTCCGGGTACTGGAAAGTATCGAGAAAAAAGGCAAGGGTCTCAATCTCACATTCGAGGTATTAGACGGCATCGAGAAACATTCCAAAACGGGAAATATCGAGATTATGCCTGAAAACATCAATGAGTTCAGCGAAACTATGGAAGGAGAGATTGTCAGGATATCCGATATCATCGCCTACGTCAATCACGATATTGACGACGCTATCACGTCGGGAATACTCAACGAGAAAGACCTGCCTAAAGATCCCATCGATATATTGGGGAAATCCCATGCGGATAGAATAAACGCGATGGTGCATGACGTAATCGGGCAAAGCGCCGATAAAGAACATATAACAATGTCGGAAAATATTCTGCGCGAGACAAAAAAACTGCGTAACTTTCTCTTCGAACAGGTGTACCGGCATCCGCGTATAGAGAAAGAAATGGTGAAAGCGAAAAAGATACTTTTAGAATTATTTGAATTATTCATAAAAGATATAGATATTATCTATGATGCGATGCCTTTTTTCAAAAAGAAGGATGACGATAAAAAAAGGATCGTCGTCGATTATATCGCGTTGATGACGGACTACGAGGCGATGAGATTATATTACCGTTACTATATACCGAAATCGTTTTTCATTTCGGAGCAAATATGA
- a CDS encoding SpoIIE family protein phosphatase has product MNPILGLIAFSIGAIIVLLLIVYIKDMVRFIFTVQDFFKNFLSIDKSSSDFTSGLFNYMIQAIRVHFRAELSMMFFIDSNHCGLRYFSITEGKMKFLRDSMDLTDFDLDDTLRRQIMTGDLRIIRTIYPHVFYKGFSRYKNILKKALVIPIVQDKVPVAFFIICFPNIVNYLRAWKMDIFYKKQLNNIILDMISVGRTREQNIFSIMMENIRDYAFITADNAMKITTWNKGSELMFGYDSNEMIGRKFEFLISEESLEDFERAVNISMRKEETKMKILLLDYNKTTLTCEILLKQIKMNDTVMGFYILIKDVSKDEVLKNNMKNKSIINRSIVENARDGIILLNRDDKIIYFNERLKNIAEANIAFLGMDIANVFSRQYNTEIKKKIDELKKNKIDFNFIDVNIGEFWYNIRFFPIKSDEGGYQGVIIFFIDNTIRMKTRKELEEKKEQLENLNRSFLEHLNAARLMQKNLVPKTLPKNKNIRFDSIYYLSDEIGGDFFYVEELKIERTNFYLVLVADVSGHGVAASMFSVLVKDTYNDFKKSCRTKEDLVPSEFLKVFNKKIVELDIEMKKFITVFFSIIDTSNKKVMFSSAGHPSMVAIRNSDMIQFYGIKNSPPIGVFENYAYKDDSMEIESGDKLLFYTDGLLEVFASEDSYVSYFNNFILQNKGLSIAQIKAEMDKQIAAVFEKTHFYQDDITVILCQVL; this is encoded by the coding sequence ATGAACCCCATATTGGGTTTGATCGCGTTTTCAATTGGAGCTATAATAGTACTTCTTCTGATTGTCTATATTAAAGATATGGTAAGATTTATATTTACCGTACAGGATTTTTTTAAGAACTTCCTATCGATCGATAAAAGTTCGAGCGATTTTACGTCGGGATTATTCAATTATATGATTCAGGCAATCCGGGTGCATTTCCGCGCGGAACTCAGCATGATGTTTTTCATCGACTCGAATCACTGCGGCCTCAGGTACTTCTCCATTACCGAAGGCAAGATGAAATTTTTACGCGACAGCATGGATCTGACGGATTTCGATCTGGACGATACGCTCAGGCGCCAGATTATGACGGGCGATCTCAGGATTATCAGGACGATTTACCCTCACGTTTTCTATAAAGGATTCTCGCGTTATAAAAATATTCTGAAAAAAGCGCTTGTTATCCCGATCGTGCAGGATAAAGTCCCCGTGGCGTTCTTTATCATCTGTTTCCCGAATATAGTGAATTACCTGCGCGCGTGGAAAATGGATATCTTCTATAAGAAGCAGCTGAATAATATTATCCTAGATATGATTTCGGTCGGGCGTACCCGCGAGCAGAATATTTTTTCCATAATGATGGAAAATATCCGCGATTACGCGTTCATCACCGCGGATAACGCGATGAAGATCACGACATGGAATAAGGGGTCGGAGCTGATGTTCGGGTATGACTCCAACGAGATGATCGGGCGAAAGTTCGAGTTCCTGATATCGGAGGAAAGCCTTGAGGATTTCGAACGCGCGGTGAATATATCGATGCGTAAAGAAGAGACCAAGATGAAAATACTCCTTCTCGATTATAATAAAACCACCCTTACCTGCGAAATCCTCCTCAAGCAGATCAAAATGAACGATACGGTGATGGGTTTTTATATCCTGATCAAGGATGTGAGTAAGGACGAAGTCCTGAAGAATAATATGAAGAACAAGTCCATTATCAATAGAAGTATCGTCGAAAACGCCCGCGACGGGATTATTCTGCTGAACCGGGACGATAAGATTATCTATTTTAACGAGAGGCTGAAGAATATCGCCGAGGCGAATATCGCGTTTCTGGGGATGGATATCGCCAACGTGTTCTCGAGGCAGTATAATACCGAGATCAAGAAGAAAATCGACGAACTGAAGAAGAATAAGATCGATTTTAATTTCATTGACGTAAATATCGGCGAATTCTGGTATAATATCCGTTTCTTCCCGATAAAGAGCGACGAGGGCGGATACCAGGGAGTGATTATTTTCTTTATCGACAACACGATTCGTATGAAAACGCGGAAGGAGCTCGAGGAGAAAAAGGAGCAGTTGGAAAACCTTAACCGGAGTTTCCTCGAGCATCTGAACGCCGCGAGACTGATGCAGAAGAACCTTGTCCCGAAAACCCTGCCGAAGAATAAAAATATCCGCTTCGACAGCATTTATTACCTTTCAGACGAGATCGGGGGCGACTTCTTCTATGTGGAGGAGCTGAAGATCGAGCGGACGAATTTTTATCTGGTGCTGGTCGCCGATGTATCGGGCCACGGAGTCGCCGCGTCGATGTTCTCCGTGCTTGTGAAGGATACCTATAACGATTTTAAGAAATCGTGCAGGACGAAGGAAGACCTCGTCCCGTCGGAATTTCTGAAGGTATTCAATAAGAAAATCGTCGAGCTCGATATCGAGATGAAAAAATTTATCACCGTGTTCTTTTCTATTATAGATACGTCGAATAAAAAGGTGATGTTCAGCTCGGCGGGGCATCCGAGTATGGTGGCGATCCGTAATAGCGATATGATCCAGTTCTACGGGATAAAAAACTCCCCGCCTATCGGGGTGTTCGAGAACTACGCGTACAAAGACGATAGTATGGAGATCGAGTCCGGCGATAAGCTCCTATTCTACACCGACGGCCTCCTTGAGGTATTCGCGTCCGAGGATTCCTATGTCTCCTACTTTAATAACTTCATACTGCAGAATAAAGGATTGAGTATCGCCCAAATTAAAGCCGAGATGGATAAACAGATCGCGGCCGTTTTCGAAAAAACGCATTTTTATCAGGACGATATTACCGTCATCCTGTGCCAAGTTCTATAG